In the Streptomyces fradiae ATCC 10745 = DSM 40063 genome, one interval contains:
- a CDS encoding GH1 family beta-glucosidase, translating into MAVLGTPTGGTIGETDGTSTGLRFPRGFRWGTATAAYQIEGAATEDGRTPSIWDTFSHTPGKVHHGDTGDIAADHYHRMPEDIALMRRLGVTDYRFSVAWPRVQPTGRGPAVQKGLDFYRRLVDELVEAGIRPVATLYHWDLPQELEDAGGWPQRDTARRFAEYATLMADALGDRVATWTTLNEPWCAAFLGYGNGVHAPGRTSAPDSLRAAHHLNLAHGWAVQALRAALPDTAEVSLTLNLHALRPLTPSAADEDAVRRIDAVANRIFLDPVFHGRLPDDLVRDTEAVTDWSFVRDGDLAATSAPIDSLGINYYSPTVVAAGTSESPSPWAGAERHVAFHPAPGPRTAMDWPVDAGGLYELLTRLRDELPHVPLLITENGAAYDDYADPSGQVRDPERIAYLHEHLTAVHRAMEDGADVRGYFLWSLLDNFEWAYGYGKRFGIVHVDFATQRRTPKESAAWYARVIARNGL; encoded by the coding sequence ATGGCCGTACTCGGCACACCCACCGGCGGGACCATCGGCGAGACCGACGGCACATCCACCGGCCTCCGCTTCCCCCGCGGCTTCCGCTGGGGCACCGCCACCGCCGCCTACCAGATCGAGGGCGCCGCCACGGAGGACGGCCGGACGCCGTCCATCTGGGACACCTTCAGCCACACACCCGGCAAGGTGCACCACGGCGACACCGGCGACATCGCCGCCGACCACTACCACCGGATGCCCGAGGACATCGCCCTGATGCGGCGCCTCGGCGTCACCGACTACCGCTTCTCCGTCGCCTGGCCCCGCGTCCAGCCCACCGGGCGCGGCCCCGCCGTCCAGAAGGGCCTCGACTTCTACCGGCGCCTCGTCGACGAGCTCGTCGAGGCCGGCATCCGCCCGGTCGCCACCCTCTACCACTGGGACCTGCCCCAGGAGCTGGAGGACGCGGGCGGCTGGCCGCAGCGGGACACCGCCCGGCGGTTCGCCGAGTACGCCACGCTCATGGCCGACGCCCTCGGCGACCGGGTCGCCACCTGGACCACCCTCAACGAACCGTGGTGCGCCGCCTTCCTCGGGTACGGCAACGGCGTCCACGCCCCCGGACGCACCAGCGCCCCGGACAGCCTGCGCGCCGCCCACCACCTCAACCTCGCCCACGGCTGGGCCGTCCAGGCGCTGCGCGCCGCCCTGCCGGACACGGCGGAAGTCTCGCTGACCCTCAACCTCCACGCCCTGCGCCCGCTCACCCCCTCCGCCGCCGACGAGGACGCCGTCCGGCGGATCGACGCCGTCGCCAACCGGATCTTCCTCGACCCGGTCTTCCACGGCCGGCTCCCGGACGACCTGGTCCGCGACACCGAGGCCGTCACCGACTGGTCCTTCGTCCGGGACGGCGACCTCGCCGCCACATCGGCGCCGATCGACTCGCTCGGCATCAACTACTACTCGCCCACCGTCGTCGCCGCCGGGACGTCCGAGTCCCCGTCCCCCTGGGCCGGCGCCGAGCGGCACGTCGCCTTCCACCCCGCGCCCGGCCCGCGCACCGCCATGGACTGGCCCGTGGACGCCGGCGGCCTGTACGAGCTGCTGACCCGGCTCCGCGACGAACTGCCGCACGTACCGCTGCTGATCACCGAGAACGGCGCCGCCTACGACGACTACGCCGACCCGTCCGGACAGGTCCGCGACCCCGAGCGGATCGCCTACCTGCACGAGCACCTGACCGCCGTGCACCGGGCGATGGAGGACGGCGCCGACGTGCGCGGCTACTTCCTGTGGTCGCTGCTGGACAACTTCGAGTGGGCGTACGGATACGGCAAGCGGTTCGGCATCGTCCACGTCGACTTCGCCACGCAGCGCCGCACCCCGAAGGAGAGCGCGGCCTGGTACGCGCGAGTCATCGCCCGCAACGGTCTCTAG
- a CDS encoding SPFH domain-containing protein: protein MDANTVGIGVLVAVVLFAAAVVFAVSRLFRKVEQGKALIVSKMRKVDVTFTGQVVLPVLHKAEVMDISVKTIEISRTGRDGLICRDNIRADIRISFFVRVNKTVEDVVKVAQAIGTARASDKATLQELFSAKFSEALKSVGKQMDFTDLYTKREELRFRIIELIGIDLNGYCLEDAAIDYLEQTPLSQLDAGNILDAQGIRKITELTAAENVRTNELRQHEQKEITRQNVDAREAILELERRQADAEIKQKREIETVRAREEAETAKVVEEERLRAQSAFLRTEEQLGVQRENQAREVAVAQKNRERVIAIESERIEKDRLLEVIARDRETELTRISAEKELEAERRDIAEVIRERVAVDRTVAEQEESIKRLRAVEEAERERQALVIAAEAEAQEKLVKDIKAAEAAEQAAVHRAAEELTLAEARHKAADLDARAKVRLAEGVQAEAAAEGLAAAQVREREADAIEKAGRAEAEATEARLRAEAEGLRARALAEAEGIGEKLKSEAAGLTEKAAAMAALDEASRTHEEFRLRLEAEKDVRLAGLDVQRQVAEAQATVLATGLEHADINIVGGESVFLDRLVQSVSLGKSVDGFMDHSKTAQTLAGPWLNGDGSFTGDLTRVLGSLSTADVQNLSVSALLAKVMKSGVLDAGVLAAASAPDAAAATAPTAPGGLNGAAAAN from the coding sequence ATGGATGCCAACACCGTGGGCATCGGCGTGCTCGTCGCCGTGGTCCTCTTCGCCGCCGCCGTCGTGTTCGCGGTCAGCCGGCTCTTCCGCAAGGTGGAACAGGGCAAGGCGCTGATCGTCTCCAAGATGCGCAAGGTCGACGTCACCTTCACCGGGCAGGTCGTCCTGCCGGTGCTGCACAAGGCCGAGGTCATGGACATCTCGGTGAAGACCATCGAGATCTCCCGGACCGGTCGGGACGGGCTGATCTGCCGGGACAACATCCGGGCCGACATCCGCATCTCGTTCTTCGTGCGGGTGAACAAGACGGTCGAGGACGTCGTCAAGGTCGCCCAGGCGATCGGCACGGCCCGCGCCAGCGACAAGGCCACCCTCCAGGAGCTGTTCAGCGCCAAGTTCTCCGAGGCCCTGAAGTCGGTGGGCAAGCAGATGGACTTCACCGACCTCTACACCAAGCGCGAGGAGCTGCGCTTCCGGATCATCGAGCTCATCGGCATCGACCTCAACGGCTACTGCCTGGAGGACGCCGCCATCGACTACCTGGAGCAGACCCCGCTCTCCCAGCTCGACGCGGGCAACATCCTCGACGCCCAGGGCATCCGCAAGATCACCGAGCTCACCGCCGCGGAGAACGTCCGCACCAACGAGCTCCGGCAGCACGAGCAGAAGGAGATCACCCGCCAGAACGTCGACGCCCGCGAGGCCATCCTCGAACTGGAGCGCCGCCAAGCGGACGCCGAGATCAAGCAGAAGCGGGAGATCGAGACCGTCCGCGCCCGCGAGGAGGCCGAGACGGCGAAGGTCGTGGAGGAGGAGCGGCTGCGCGCCCAGAGCGCCTTCCTCCGTACCGAGGAGCAGCTCGGCGTGCAGCGGGAGAACCAGGCCCGCGAGGTCGCCGTGGCGCAGAAGAACCGCGAGCGGGTCATCGCGATCGAGAGCGAGCGGATCGAGAAGGACCGGCTGCTGGAGGTCATCGCCCGCGACCGGGAGACCGAGCTGACCCGGATCTCCGCGGAGAAGGAGCTCGAGGCGGAGCGCAGGGACATCGCCGAGGTGATCCGCGAGCGGGTCGCGGTGGACCGCACGGTCGCCGAGCAGGAGGAGTCGATCAAGCGGCTGCGGGCGGTGGAGGAGGCCGAGCGCGAGCGGCAGGCCCTCGTCATCGCCGCCGAGGCCGAGGCCCAGGAGAAGCTGGTCAAGGACATCAAGGCCGCCGAGGCCGCCGAGCAGGCCGCCGTGCACCGGGCGGCGGAGGAACTGACCCTCGCGGAGGCCCGGCACAAGGCCGCCGACCTCGACGCCCGCGCCAAGGTCCGCCTCGCCGAGGGCGTCCAGGCCGAGGCCGCCGCCGAGGGGCTCGCCGCCGCCCAGGTCCGGGAGCGGGAGGCCGACGCCATCGAGAAGGCGGGCCGCGCCGAGGCCGAGGCCACGGAGGCACGGCTGCGCGCCGAGGCGGAGGGCCTGCGGGCCAGGGCGCTGGCCGAGGCCGAGGGCATCGGCGAGAAGCTGAAGTCCGAGGCGGCCGGGCTCACCGAGAAGGCCGCCGCCATGGCCGCCCTCGACGAGGCGTCCCGCACCCACGAGGAGTTCCGGCTCCGCCTGGAGGCCGAGAAGGACGTCCGGCTCGCCGGGCTCGACGTCCAGCGGCAGGTCGCGGAGGCGCAGGCCACGGTCCTGGCGACGGGCCTGGAGCACGCCGACATCAACATCGTCGGCGGGGAGTCCGTCTTCCTCGACCGGCTCGTGCAGTCCGTCTCGCTCGGCAAGTCCGTCGACGGCTTCATGGACCACTCGAAGACGGCCCAGACCCTCGCCGGCCCGTGGCTGAACGGCGACGGCTCGTTCACCGGCGACCTGACCCGGGTGCTCGGCTCGCTGTCCACGGCCGACGTGCAGAACCTCA
- a CDS encoding carbohydrate ABC transporter permease yields MTLTAPAEPATPPRTAPARRLRDRLSPYAYVAPFFTLFAAFGLFPLLYTAFVSLYRVELQTPGDMEWRGLGNYTALLADEFFWTALRNTFTIGVLSTVPQLVMALGLAHLLNYKLRARTFLRTAMLLPYATSVAAATLVFAQLFGRDFGLFNYVLGLVGIGPIDWQNGTLASQIAVSTIVIWRWTGYNALIYLAGMQSIPSELYEAAEMDGASRWRQFLHVTLPGLRPTILFTVVVSTIGATQLFGEPLLFEGSMSGGISHQYQTLGLYLYEQGWGFFHLGRAAAIAWVMFLLILVLVGANALVARRRNRKEAGR; encoded by the coding sequence GTGACCCTCACCGCCCCGGCAGAGCCGGCGACGCCGCCACGCACCGCCCCGGCGCGCCGCCTGCGCGACAGGCTCTCGCCGTACGCCTACGTCGCCCCGTTCTTCACCCTCTTCGCCGCCTTCGGGCTCTTCCCGCTCCTCTACACCGCCTTCGTCTCGCTCTACCGGGTCGAGCTCCAGACGCCCGGCGACATGGAGTGGCGGGGCCTCGGCAACTACACCGCCCTCCTGGCCGACGAGTTCTTCTGGACCGCGCTGCGCAACACCTTCACCATCGGTGTGCTGTCCACCGTGCCGCAGCTCGTCATGGCGCTCGGCCTGGCGCACCTGCTCAACTACAAGCTGCGCGCCCGCACCTTCCTGCGCACCGCCATGCTGCTGCCGTACGCCACCTCCGTGGCCGCCGCGACCCTGGTCTTCGCGCAGCTCTTCGGGCGCGACTTCGGCCTGTTCAACTACGTCCTGGGCCTCGTCGGCATCGGCCCGATCGACTGGCAGAACGGCACGCTGGCCTCCCAGATCGCCGTGTCCACCATCGTCATCTGGCGCTGGACCGGCTACAACGCGCTCATCTACCTCGCCGGCATGCAGTCCATCCCCTCCGAGCTGTACGAGGCGGCCGAGATGGACGGGGCCTCCCGCTGGCGGCAGTTCCTCCACGTCACCCTGCCCGGCCTGCGGCCGACGATCCTCTTCACGGTCGTGGTGTCCACGATCGGCGCGACCCAGCTCTTCGGCGAGCCGCTGCTCTTCGAGGGCTCCATGTCGGGCGGCATCTCGCACCAGTACCAGACCCTCGGGCTGTACCTGTACGAGCAGGGCTGGGGCTTCTTCCACCTGGGCCGGGCCGCGGCCATCGCCTGGGTGATGTTCCTGCTGATCCTGGTGCTGGTCGGGGCCAACGCCCTCGTCGCGCGCCGCCGCAACCGCAAGGAGGCCGGCCGATGA
- a CDS encoding carbohydrate ABC transporter permease yields MTTLADPPATSQAPPTARARRAPGRPRRSRAGRTMKAGPLAYAILGVAVLFSAFPFYWTIVAASRSNADLASVPPALLLGPHLIRNFEAVLAEADIGKALLNSLIVSGSITLGTVLCCTLAGFAFAKLRFRGRGALLAVTVGMMMIPPQLGVIPLFMLIAELGWVNQLQAVILPGLVSAFGVFFMRQYLVQSLPDELIEAARVDGASTARIFWSIVVPIARPGMAVLGLLTFMAAWNDFFWPIVALSSSEPTVQVALRQLGGGYVQDQSVIMAGTLLGTLPVLLVFVLLGRQIVGGIMQGAVKG; encoded by the coding sequence ATGACCACCCTCGCCGACCCGCCCGCCACCTCCCAGGCCCCGCCCACCGCGCGTGCCCGCAGAGCGCCCGGCCGCCCGCGCCGGTCGCGCGCGGGACGCACCATGAAGGCCGGGCCCCTGGCCTACGCGATCCTCGGCGTGGCCGTGCTCTTCTCCGCCTTCCCGTTCTACTGGACGATCGTCGCCGCCAGCCGCTCCAACGCCGACCTCGCGAGCGTCCCGCCCGCCCTGCTGCTGGGACCGCACCTGATCCGCAACTTCGAGGCGGTCCTGGCGGAGGCGGACATCGGCAAGGCCCTCCTCAACTCCCTGATCGTGTCCGGGTCGATCACCCTCGGCACGGTGCTGTGCTGCACCCTCGCCGGGTTCGCCTTCGCCAAGCTCCGTTTCCGGGGCCGGGGCGCGCTGCTCGCGGTCACCGTGGGCATGATGATGATCCCGCCGCAGCTCGGGGTGATCCCGCTCTTCATGCTCATCGCCGAGCTCGGCTGGGTGAACCAGCTCCAGGCGGTGATCCTGCCGGGCCTCGTCTCCGCGTTCGGGGTGTTCTTCATGCGCCAGTACCTGGTGCAGTCCCTGCCCGACGAACTGATCGAGGCCGCGCGCGTGGACGGCGCCTCCACCGCCCGGATCTTCTGGTCGATCGTCGTGCCGATCGCCCGCCCCGGCATGGCCGTCCTCGGCCTGCTCACCTTCATGGCCGCCTGGAACGACTTCTTCTGGCCCATCGTCGCCCTGTCCTCCTCCGAGCCGACCGTCCAGGTCGCCCTGCGCCAGCTCGGCGGCGGCTACGTCCAGGACCAGTCCGTGATCATGGCGGGCACCCTGCTCGGCACCCTGCCCGTGCTGCTGGTCTTCGTGCTCCTCGGCCGGCAGATCGTCGGCGGGATCATGCAGGGCGCCGTCAAGGGCTGA